The following proteins are co-located in the Planococcus plakortidis genome:
- a CDS encoding MMPL family transporter produces the protein MQTVLKLRWPIMIGIIALTAALFLLAPNLTEQAEEAGSFQLSEQADSQRAATILESADVSGQTISLVIELESELDEAGRQRIADLRTEIEALGDPVTAVLDPFESEELEEQLVAEDRRTVLLPVSVEGNDEEVVALADEIRETIVPDDLTVYLTGEAIINQDVNTSAQEGLKKTEIITVVLIFGLLLAVFRSFITPIIPLVAVGLSYLLSQSLVAFFIDWFGFPVSNYTQIFLVAILFGLGTDYCILLLSRYKEELTEGKDVQEAILNTYRTAGKTLFISGFSGFIAFAAIGFAEFPIFKSAVAVAVGIAVLLVVLFTVMPFFMAVLKDKLFWPSKGSASHKDSKLWIWIGKLSVNRPLWSMLLVAAITVPLLFSYNNDLSFNTVDEISSDYESVKGLDAIESAFGAGNTMPVQVVIKGEENLTAEETIPYLDALAQDMEKVEGVDMVRAITRPTGSVIDEFFVDHQLGLIAEGLEEANAGIGEVQSGLGEIETNLETISGQAGGAGLREAAAGLSQVNGQLEQISGGLQQTGNIEQTVGALAQVNAGLSEIEQGLNGGAGQYDELAAGLGELAQGVGASAEGLTEISDGLTEIAGTLTGISDSEAVRGTGIYLPEGALQEEEFEPLLEQYAFADGEGILMEIVLEEDPYSPEAIDIVTNLKEAAERSINGTPLEDVDIAYGGVPSINSDLKDISESDFTRTVSIMLVSLFIVLAVLLRSFIMPLYMIASLLLTYYSSIAITELIFVGWLGYDGITWAVPFFGFVMLVSLGIDYSIFLLDRYREEALTAEDFSKAMHRSMAKMGTVIITAAILLAGTFGAMLPSGVLSLMQIAAIVITGLLLYGLIVLPLLVPAVTVSFAGGAWWPFGLKKKK, from the coding sequence ATGCAGACAGTATTGAAATTAAGATGGCCAATCATGATCGGGATCATAGCACTGACCGCGGCCTTGTTTCTATTGGCGCCGAATTTAACGGAACAGGCCGAAGAAGCAGGGTCGTTCCAATTATCCGAACAAGCGGATTCGCAGCGTGCAGCGACGATCCTGGAATCGGCGGATGTTTCAGGGCAGACGATTTCACTGGTCATTGAACTGGAATCGGAACTGGATGAAGCGGGCAGACAACGGATCGCAGACTTAAGAACGGAAATCGAAGCGCTCGGCGATCCGGTAACTGCGGTATTGGATCCATTCGAAAGTGAAGAATTGGAAGAACAATTGGTTGCAGAAGACCGTCGGACGGTCTTGCTGCCGGTATCGGTCGAAGGCAATGATGAGGAAGTCGTGGCGCTCGCCGATGAAATCCGTGAAACGATCGTGCCGGATGATTTGACGGTGTACTTGACGGGAGAAGCCATCATCAACCAAGACGTCAACACGAGCGCGCAGGAAGGCCTGAAGAAAACCGAGATCATCACGGTAGTGTTGATTTTCGGCTTGCTGCTGGCGGTGTTCCGTTCGTTTATCACGCCGATCATCCCGCTCGTGGCGGTAGGGCTCAGCTATTTGCTCAGTCAATCGCTCGTGGCGTTTTTCATCGATTGGTTCGGCTTCCCGGTATCGAATTATACGCAGATTTTCCTGGTGGCGATTCTGTTCGGTCTCGGGACCGATTACTGCATCTTGCTGCTCAGCCGTTATAAAGAAGAACTGACAGAAGGAAAAGATGTGCAAGAAGCGATTCTGAATACGTACCGGACGGCAGGGAAGACTTTGTTCATCAGTGGATTCTCCGGTTTTATCGCATTTGCGGCTATCGGCTTTGCGGAATTCCCGATTTTCAAATCGGCCGTTGCTGTCGCAGTCGGCATCGCCGTCCTCCTTGTCGTGCTGTTTACCGTCATGCCGTTTTTTATGGCGGTGCTAAAAGACAAGCTGTTCTGGCCAAGCAAGGGCTCAGCTTCACATAAAGACAGCAAATTGTGGATTTGGATCGGCAAATTGTCCGTTAACCGTCCACTTTGGTCGATGCTGCTTGTGGCGGCTATCACCGTTCCTTTGTTGTTCTCCTATAATAATGACCTTTCATTTAATACAGTAGACGAAATCAGTTCGGATTATGAATCGGTGAAAGGCCTCGATGCCATTGAATCGGCATTCGGTGCAGGCAATACGATGCCGGTGCAAGTCGTCATCAAAGGCGAAGAAAACCTGACGGCAGAAGAAACGATCCCGTATCTGGATGCTTTGGCGCAGGATATGGAAAAAGTTGAAGGTGTCGACATGGTTCGTGCCATTACACGCCCTACCGGTTCGGTGATTGATGAATTTTTCGTCGATCATCAGCTGGGCCTTATTGCAGAAGGGCTTGAAGAAGCGAATGCCGGAATTGGCGAAGTCCAGTCCGGCCTTGGTGAAATTGAAACGAACCTGGAAACGATCAGTGGACAGGCAGGAGGCGCTGGCCTTCGCGAGGCAGCTGCAGGCTTGTCGCAAGTGAACGGGCAGCTTGAACAGATTTCAGGCGGCCTCCAGCAGACCGGCAATATTGAACAGACGGTCGGTGCGCTCGCGCAAGTGAATGCCGGGCTTTCAGAAATCGAACAAGGCTTGAACGGCGGCGCTGGCCAGTACGATGAATTAGCTGCTGGCCTCGGGGAACTTGCGCAAGGCGTCGGCGCTTCCGCGGAAGGCCTTACAGAAATCAGTGATGGCTTGACGGAAATTGCCGGGACGCTCACAGGCATCAGCGATAGCGAAGCTGTGCGCGGCACAGGCATTTATCTTCCTGAAGGCGCGTTGCAAGAAGAAGAGTTCGAACCGTTGCTTGAACAGTATGCGTTTGCGGATGGGGAAGGCATATTAATGGAAATCGTGCTCGAAGAAGACCCGTATTCCCCGGAAGCGATCGACATCGTCACGAACTTGAAAGAAGCGGCCGAAAGAAGCATCAACGGCACACCTCTTGAAGACGTGGACATCGCATACGGCGGCGTGCCGAGCATCAATAGCGACTTGAAGGATATTTCGGAAAGCGACTTTACACGTACGGTGAGCATCATGCTCGTCAGTTTGTTTATCGTCTTGGCGGTGCTGCTGCGTTCCTTCATTATGCCGCTCTATATGATTGCGTCACTTCTATTGACTTATTACAGCTCGATCGCCATCACCGAATTGATCTTCGTCGGATGGCTCGGCTATGATGGCATCACGTGGGCCGTGCCGTTCTTCGGCTTCGTCATGCTCGTCTCACTCGGCATCGATTACTCGATCTTCCTGCTTGACCGGTACCGGGAAGAAGCCTTGACGGCTGAAGACTTCTCGAAAGCGATGCACCGGTCGATGGCCAAGATGGGAACCGTCATCATTACGGCCGCCATCTTGCTCGCCGGGACATTCGGTGCGATGCTGCCATCGGGAGTCCTCAGCCTGATGCAGATCGCTGCCATCGTCATCACCGGGTTGCTGCTTTACGGCTTGATCGTCTTGCCGCTGCTTGTGCCGGCGGTTACCGTCTCGTTTGCGGGCGGCGCTTGGTGGCCATTCGGTTTGAAAAAGAAAAAATGA
- a CDS encoding NAD(P)H-dependent flavin oxidoreductase: protein MISLNTGICRMLGIEYPVIQAGMAGGPTTAELVAEVSAAGGLGTLGAAYLTPGKLREDIVEIRKRTDKPFAVNLFAPVPKDDFSRLDEVKRALQPICQELAIEGQSAEYRSPDHGEELFRVCLEMGVPIISTAFGSLPPEHMREAKAQSIKIIAMATTVNEAMEAQAAGADAIVAQGSEAGGHRGSFSFERHPMGAQVGLMALLPQVADAVDVPVVAAGGIMDGRGLVAALALGAQAVQVGTRFVGAKESGAHQAYKQAIFDSDEESTVVTRSFSGRPARGINNSFIERFESSGTKPLPFPSQNTVTREIRAAAAKAGNPEFMSLWAGQATRNLRQEEGAAEIVSSMMEQAGALLR from the coding sequence ATGATCTCATTGAATACAGGCATTTGCCGCATGCTCGGCATCGAGTATCCGGTCATCCAGGCAGGAATGGCGGGCGGCCCGACGACCGCGGAACTCGTGGCGGAAGTTTCAGCGGCAGGAGGGTTAGGGACGCTCGGCGCTGCTTATTTGACGCCTGGAAAGTTGCGGGAGGATATTGTGGAAATACGGAAACGGACGGATAAGCCATTTGCCGTCAATTTGTTCGCGCCAGTGCCGAAAGATGACTTCTCGCGCCTCGATGAAGTGAAACGAGCGCTGCAGCCGATCTGCCAGGAACTTGCGATTGAAGGTCAAAGCGCTGAATACCGCTCGCCCGATCACGGAGAAGAGCTGTTCCGTGTCTGCCTGGAAATGGGGGTGCCGATCATCAGTACGGCATTCGGTTCACTTCCGCCAGAGCATATGCGGGAAGCGAAAGCGCAAAGCATTAAAATCATCGCCATGGCGACGACGGTCAATGAAGCAATGGAAGCGCAAGCGGCAGGGGCTGACGCCATCGTGGCACAAGGCAGCGAAGCCGGAGGGCACCGCGGCAGCTTTTCATTCGAGCGCCATCCGATGGGTGCCCAGGTCGGCTTGATGGCGCTGCTTCCCCAAGTCGCAGATGCGGTGGACGTGCCGGTGGTCGCAGCCGGTGGCATTATGGACGGGCGCGGGCTGGTAGCGGCGCTTGCACTCGGTGCGCAAGCCGTCCAAGTCGGGACGCGGTTTGTCGGAGCGAAGGAATCGGGAGCGCATCAGGCATACAAGCAAGCGATCTTTGACAGCGATGAAGAAAGCACCGTCGTGACGAGAAGTTTTTCAGGACGGCCAGCGCGCGGCATTAATAATTCTTTCATCGAACGATTCGAATCATCGGGAACCAAACCGTTGCCATTTCCGTCCCAGAATACAGTAACGAGAGAAATCAGGGCAGCTGCGGCTAAAGCCGGAAACCCCGAATTCATGTCGTTATGGGCAGGGCAGGCAACAAGAAACTTAAGGCAGGAAGAAGGCGCGGCGGAAATCGTCTCTTCCATGATGGAACAGGCTGGCGCGCTCTTGCGGTGA
- a CDS encoding CAP-associated domain-containing protein, with the protein MRVRKLFGILLLMVLLFFTRPIWEAPVEKYVDLSFLDSVDEVIGNVTADTDVSKALDEAKYFTTRISHQLQAMVKESSAALPEAVAKPELSDTESMVAVHNVTLGMSKEEAQQKLGLPLRLMENEYGTEWHSYHQDYQNYVLLSYDKNGEVNGMFTNQDLISSAKGLSMDSTKAQVRELFGTPLSNLQKGRVQYILDSRDEYDLFETADSYTTVFYDIHEGDTVTAVQVIDKGLEEQRGGIYAEPGPEVKEGYEFLLFELTNSARIQRELPLLKWDSETMETARDHSQEMADERYFSHTNPDGQSPFDRMKEDGITFFIAGENLAYGQYSAVFAHEGLMNSMGHRENIVKPDFGYLGVGVAFNSDKQPYFTANFFNR; encoded by the coding sequence ATGCGTGTGCGGAAATTATTTGGCATCCTGTTGCTCATGGTCTTATTGTTTTTCACCCGCCCGATCTGGGAAGCGCCTGTCGAAAAATATGTCGACCTCAGTTTCTTGGACTCAGTGGATGAAGTGATCGGAAATGTAACGGCGGATACAGATGTGTCCAAAGCGCTCGATGAAGCCAAATACTTCACGACGCGCATCAGCCATCAATTGCAGGCGATGGTGAAGGAAAGCTCGGCTGCCTTGCCCGAAGCGGTCGCAAAACCAGAGCTCTCCGATACCGAGTCCATGGTGGCGGTCCACAATGTCACGCTGGGGATGAGCAAGGAAGAAGCCCAGCAAAAGCTCGGCTTGCCATTGCGTTTGATGGAGAATGAGTACGGAACCGAATGGCATAGCTATCATCAGGATTACCAGAACTATGTATTGCTGTCATACGATAAAAATGGCGAGGTCAATGGCATGTTCACCAATCAGGACCTCATTTCTTCCGCGAAAGGTCTCTCGATGGATTCCACAAAAGCCCAAGTCCGCGAATTGTTCGGGACACCGCTGAGCAACCTGCAAAAAGGGCGTGTGCAATACATCCTGGATTCACGCGATGAGTATGATTTGTTTGAAACGGCTGATTCCTACACAACGGTTTTTTACGATATTCATGAAGGGGACACAGTCACGGCGGTCCAGGTCATCGATAAGGGCTTGGAAGAGCAAAGGGGCGGGATTTATGCGGAGCCTGGCCCTGAAGTGAAGGAAGGCTATGAGTTTTTGTTGTTCGAACTGACCAATTCAGCGAGAATTCAACGGGAGCTGCCGCTCTTGAAATGGGATAGTGAAACGATGGAAACGGCTAGGGACCATAGCCAGGAAATGGCGGATGAGCGTTATTTCAGCCATACCAACCCCGATGGCCAATCGCCTTTTGACCGCATGAAAGAAGATGGCATCACATTCTTTATCGCCGGTGAAAACTTAGCCTATGGGCAGTACAGCGCTGTCTTCGCCCACGAGGGGCTGATGAACTCGATGGGCCATAGGGAAAACATCGTCAAGCCCGACTTCGGCTATCTCGGTGTTGGCGTTGCATTCAATTCAGACAAGCAGCCTTACTTTACGGCTAACTTCTTTAATCGCTAA
- a CDS encoding AI-2E family transporter translates to MTNKLWFQAGVGIILTLVIIRLFIEVQGIFDPLFIIAGTIFVPLLLGGVLFYLTRPLLYFLEKRKFPKWSAILIIVLMIILVFYLLFAMVGPMVTKQVNSLVDNAPGIINDVEEYTQYLLAQRERLPDSLEEQINDMSGQIGDRIGDIGGWVVSFLTSFISGVITLVLVPFFLIYLLIDHRKFVPFISGFFSGQRKLWVIKTLKDIDHTLRSYIQGQLFVSFLVGVMLLIGYLIIDLDYALLLALIGMATNVIPFLGPYIAVIPAMLIALVQDPIMAVYVAIIMLVAQQIESNFITPNVMGNALDVHPLTVITLILAAGNIAGIWGIILAIPFYAVVKTIVKNIYARRQEIRSTATRDV, encoded by the coding sequence GTGACAAATAAATTATGGTTCCAGGCGGGCGTCGGCATTATCCTCACCTTGGTCATCATTCGCCTATTCATCGAAGTCCAGGGGATATTCGACCCGCTGTTCATCATTGCGGGAACGATTTTCGTGCCGCTGCTGTTGGGAGGCGTCTTGTTCTATCTGACGCGGCCGTTGCTGTACTTTTTGGAGAAACGTAAATTCCCGAAATGGTCGGCCATCCTGATCATTGTCCTTATGATTATCCTGGTCTTTTATCTATTGTTCGCAATGGTTGGGCCAATGGTGACCAAGCAAGTCAATTCGCTTGTCGACAATGCGCCGGGCATTATCAATGACGTAGAGGAGTATACACAGTATTTGCTTGCCCAGCGTGAACGCTTGCCGGATTCGTTGGAAGAGCAAATTAACGATATGAGCGGGCAAATCGGTGACCGCATCGGCGATATCGGCGGATGGGTCGTGTCGTTCCTCACGAGCTTCATCTCAGGCGTCATCACGCTCGTGCTCGTGCCTTTCTTCTTGATTTACCTATTGATCGACCACCGGAAATTCGTGCCGTTCATCTCCGGCTTCTTCAGCGGGCAGCGCAAGCTATGGGTCATCAAGACCTTGAAAGATATTGACCATACCTTGCGCTCATACATCCAGGGCCAGCTTTTTGTCAGCTTCTTGGTCGGGGTGATGTTGTTGATCGGTTATTTGATCATCGACTTGGATTATGCGCTATTGTTGGCGTTGATCGGCATGGCGACGAATGTCATCCCGTTCCTCGGACCATATATCGCCGTCATCCCGGCAATGCTGATCGCATTAGTGCAGGATCCGATCATGGCGGTTTACGTCGCCATCATCATGCTGGTCGCCCAGCAGATCGAAAGCAATTTCATCACCCCGAACGTCATGGGCAATGCGCTCGACGTCCACCCGCTGACTGTCATCACACTGATCCTGGCAGCCGGGAATATTGCGGGCATCTGGGGCATCATCCTGGCGATTCCGTTCTATGCGGTCGTGAAGACCATCGTCAAGAATATTTACGCAAGGCGCCAGGAAATCCGCTCGACTGCTACACGCGATGTATAA
- a CDS encoding DUF368 domain-containing protein, with protein sequence MEWKNIYRGILMGISDLIPGVSGGTIAFILGIYDRLLESISGFFSRDWKKQLGFLVPLGMGIVITLLLFSRFIEFLLDNHYEATQFFFMGLILGVLPYIMKQADVKKNFTARHLIILLVIGAALASMAFIQTDENVAPITELSVPTFFLLFFSGWIASMAMLLPGISGSFILLLIGVYSTAINALSTLNLPVVMAIGAGVIVGFIVSSKAISYLLEHFTYVTYAAIIGLILGSLFVVFPGFSADPMTLATSLVTFMVGLLFTLWFSSPKKTDITSEHNVEA encoded by the coding sequence ATGGAATGGAAAAATATATATCGCGGTATTTTAATGGGCATCAGCGATTTGATCCCTGGGGTCAGTGGAGGGACGATTGCCTTCATCCTCGGCATCTATGACCGCTTGCTTGAATCGATCAGCGGCTTTTTCAGCCGGGATTGGAAAAAGCAGCTCGGCTTTCTTGTCCCTCTTGGCATGGGGATTGTTATCACCTTATTGTTGTTCAGCCGCTTCATTGAGTTTTTATTGGACAACCATTACGAAGCGACGCAATTTTTCTTCATGGGCCTGATACTCGGGGTCTTGCCTTATATCATGAAGCAGGCGGACGTGAAGAAGAATTTCACTGCTCGCCATTTGATCATCTTGCTGGTCATCGGGGCGGCGCTTGCTTCCATGGCGTTTATCCAGACCGATGAGAATGTCGCGCCGATTACGGAATTGAGTGTGCCGACTTTCTTCCTGCTGTTTTTCTCGGGATGGATCGCGAGCATGGCGATGCTGTTGCCTGGCATCAGCGGCTCGTTCATCCTGCTATTGATCGGGGTTTATTCGACAGCGATTAACGCTCTGTCGACCTTGAACTTGCCGGTCGTCATGGCCATCGGTGCCGGCGTCATTGTCGGTTTTATCGTCTCGAGCAAAGCCATCAGCTATTTGCTGGAACATTTCACCTACGTGACGTATGCGGCAATCATTGGCTTGATCCTGGGATCGCTATTTGTCGTATTCCCTGGCTTTTCGGCCGATCCGATGACATTGGCGACCAGCCTGGTGACGTTCATGGTGGGCCTATTGTTCACGCTATGGTTCAGTTCGCCGAAGAAAACCGATATTACAAGCGAACACAATGTTGAGGCTTAG
- a CDS encoding undecaprenyl-diphosphate phosphatase codes for MEQLWLTIKFLLLGLFQGLTEPIPISSSGHLLIAQYFLDVEIEGSTSTFALLVNSASLLAVLIIYREDIQRLVINGLKFFKEKTPETRRDFMFVVYLVVATIPAGIIGVLFQDTIDDYLSTVVTVGVTLIVTGLALWLIRNMRGQRKDGNMTMKDALIIGGAQAVALIPGISRSGATIVAAMARGINQETALRFSFLLFIPISLGGAVLSITDIVNDDNLSTMALPYIMAFVGSLVASYFSLKWFMNIMAKGQLKYFAIYCFVVGPLVVLAWFLLN; via the coding sequence ATGGAACAATTATGGCTTACAATCAAGTTCTTGCTGCTCGGGCTATTCCAGGGGCTCACCGAACCGATCCCGATTTCTTCAAGCGGCCATTTGCTGATTGCACAATACTTTCTCGATGTTGAAATCGAGGGAAGCACTTCGACTTTCGCGCTGCTCGTCAATAGCGCGTCCCTGCTCGCCGTCTTGATCATTTACCGCGAAGACATCCAACGGCTGGTGATCAACGGCTTGAAATTCTTCAAAGAAAAAACGCCGGAAACGCGGCGCGATTTCATGTTTGTCGTTTATTTGGTCGTTGCGACCATTCCGGCGGGCATCATCGGCGTGTTGTTCCAAGATACGATCGATGATTACCTGTCGACGGTCGTCACCGTCGGGGTTACGCTGATTGTCACCGGCCTCGCTTTGTGGCTGATCCGCAATATGCGCGGACAGCGTAAAGACGGCAATATGACAATGAAAGACGCCTTGATCATCGGCGGCGCACAAGCCGTCGCATTGATCCCCGGCATCAGCCGAAGCGGCGCCACGATCGTTGCCGCCATGGCACGGGGCATCAACCAAGAGACGGCATTGCGCTTCTCGTTCCTGTTGTTCATCCCGATCAGCTTGGGCGGGGCTGTACTGAGCATCACCGACATCGTCAATGATGATAATCTCTCGACGATGGCCCTGCCGTACATCATGGCGTTTGTGGGTTCACTGGTTGCGTCGTACTTCTCTCTGAAATGGTTCATGAACATCATGGCAAAAGGCCAGCTGAAGTATTTCGCGATCTACTGCTTTGTCGTCGGCCCGCTCGTCGTGCTCGCCTGGTTCTTGTTGAACTAA
- a CDS encoding MarR family winged helix-turn-helix transcriptional regulator, with protein sequence MDMRIKEAVELFQEVLFYGTERVIRSVDNPLWEEFSPEQIQALKLIGKEGRITSARLAVLQGVHKSAVSNRTKKLMQKELIRVVQTADRREKLLELTDAGKAVLDESDRILAEYVEKLMSEQVNDREIEQFLAIFRKLSTIMKTDGV encoded by the coding sequence ATGGATATGCGCATTAAAGAAGCGGTCGAATTATTTCAGGAAGTCCTGTTCTACGGGACGGAGCGGGTCATCCGTTCAGTGGACAACCCGTTATGGGAAGAGTTTTCCCCTGAACAGATCCAGGCGCTGAAACTGATCGGCAAGGAAGGGCGAATTACATCGGCGAGGCTCGCCGTACTGCAAGGCGTCCATAAGAGTGCGGTCTCGAACCGCACGAAAAAACTGATGCAAAAAGAATTGATCCGAGTGGTCCAGACAGCGGACCGGCGTGAAAAACTGCTTGAATTGACCGATGCCGGAAAAGCGGTCCTCGATGAGTCGGATAGGATACTCGCGGAGTATGTGGAAAAGCTGATGTCGGAACAAGTCAATGACCGGGAAATCGAACAATTCCTGGCGATTTTCAGGAAACTGAGCACAATCATGAAAACGGATGGGGTGTAA
- a CDS encoding VOC family protein — protein MNFHQQPVSYVESLTLKVLDLPRMSRFYTDILGFETIEEKENETILGAGGKEILTLQHALELKPKAGRYAGLYHFAVLLPDRKELGKVLLHLHEQRIPLGSSDHQVSEALYLSDPEGNGIEIYRDREPGEWEWRGDQVHMTVDPLDVQEVAQASEGEKWGGMPAGTVLGHIHLHVSDLQAARNFYTDAIGFGAVANLGNQALFVSDAKYHHHIGLNIWNGTGIPALPENEAGLAHYVIRVADGQAQQAMRDRLQQYGAEIRMDGTVLETADPSGNRIRVLPA, from the coding sequence GTGAATTTTCATCAACAGCCTGTCAGTTATGTAGAAAGTTTGACATTGAAAGTATTGGATTTGCCTCGGATGAGTCGTTTTTATACGGATATATTGGGGTTTGAAACGATTGAGGAAAAGGAAAATGAAACAATCCTTGGGGCGGGAGGGAAAGAGATCCTGACCCTTCAGCATGCCCTGGAGCTTAAACCGAAAGCGGGCCGCTATGCCGGCTTGTATCATTTTGCGGTGCTGCTGCCGGACCGGAAAGAGCTCGGGAAAGTATTGCTGCATCTCCATGAGCAACGGATCCCGCTTGGTTCTTCGGATCATCAAGTGAGTGAAGCGCTGTACCTATCGGATCCGGAGGGCAACGGCATTGAAATCTATCGTGACCGTGAGCCCGGGGAATGGGAATGGCGCGGAGACCAGGTGCACATGACCGTTGACCCGTTGGACGTGCAGGAAGTCGCGCAAGCATCGGAGGGCGAGAAGTGGGGCGGTATGCCAGCGGGCACTGTACTGGGTCACATCCACCTCCATGTTTCGGATCTCCAGGCTGCGCGCAATTTCTATACCGATGCGATAGGTTTCGGGGCAGTTGCGAATCTGGGCAACCAGGCGCTATTCGTGTCGGATGCAAAGTATCATCATCACATCGGATTGAACATCTGGAACGGCACGGGCATTCCGGCATTGCCTGAAAATGAAGCCGGATTGGCTCATTATGTTATCCGTGTCGCGGATGGTCAAGCACAACAGGCCATGCGTGACCGCCTGCAGCAATACGGTGCTGAGATCCGGATGGACGGGACGGTATTGGAAACTGCTGATCCATCCGGCAATCGCATCCGCGTATTGCCAGCGTAA
- a CDS encoding winged helix-turn-helix transcriptional regulator, with protein sequence MKSPEICPRFEAAISLLGQRWTGLIIHQLMDEPKRFGQLTEEIGISGRLLSERLKALEGDGLVERTVHPETPVRIEYSLTEKGASLQPVMKEIEHWSQNWIEPAKAESTS encoded by the coding sequence ATGAAAAGTCCTGAAATTTGCCCGCGGTTCGAAGCCGCCATTTCTTTATTGGGCCAGCGTTGGACAGGCTTGATCATTCATCAATTAATGGACGAGCCGAAACGCTTCGGCCAATTGACCGAAGAAATCGGGATCAGCGGCCGCCTCTTGTCCGAACGGCTGAAGGCTTTGGAAGGAGACGGTTTAGTCGAACGCACCGTCCATCCCGAAACCCCGGTTCGGATTGAATATTCGCTGACCGAAAAAGGCGCTTCGCTTCAGCCGGTCATGAAAGAAATCGAACACTGGTCGCAAAACTGGATAGAACCTGCAAAGGCGGAAAGCACTTCATGA